The region GTTAAAAGGTGAATTAACTACTTTTGTAAATGATATTAGAGAAGATTTATTATTTATGTTAGCTTATACAGAAGTTTCAATTGATTATGCAGAAGATGATTTACCATCAGATATTTTTGAACAGATTAAAAGTAAGATGGAAAAAATTATTGTAAAACTTACAAATACATTAGAAGCTAGTAAAAGACGTGAAGGAATGATTGAAGGCTTTAAAGTTGCAATCATAGGTAAGCCTAATGTTGGTAAGTCTTCACTTCTTAACAAGCTTTTAAACTATGATAGAGCTATTATTTCAGATATTGCAGGAACAACTAGAGATACTATTGAAGAGTCTGTTAAAATAGGAACTCATATTATTAAAATAGTTGATACAGCAGGTATTAGAGATGCTAGTGATACTATTGAACAAATTGGTATTGAAAAATCAATTGAAGCTATTAATGAATCTGATATTGTAATAGCATTATTTGATAATAGTAAAATTTGTGATAGTGAAGATGAAAAAATTATAGAGTTAATATCTAATAATGAAAAAAGAGAGATTATTAAAGTTATAAATAAATCTGATTTACAAAGTAATTTTGATAAATCATTATTAAGTGACTTTATAGAGTTATCTACTAAAGAAGATATTAATCCACTTATAAAAAAAGTTGAACTTATTTTAGATTCAAACACACATAATGATGAAATGACTTTAGTTTCAAAAAGACAAGTTTTTTCAGTAGAAGAGACTTTGTCTCATATAAAACAATCTATACAACCACTTAATACTGGTGAATTAGAGTTTTTTGCTCATCATATCACAGAAGCATTAGAAAATATTTCTAATATTACAAGACCTTACGATAATGACCAAATGTTAGATGTAATGTTTGGAGAATTTTGTTTAGGTAAATAAAAGTATTTATACTTTTATTTACTTATCTGGATAAATATAAGAAACTAATCTAGCATTTTCTTTTGAAATGTCAATCCATGAATTACAATCAAATTCTATTTCCATAATTCCACCTATTTGAAACTTTTCTTTAAAATCAACTAATGTAATTGCTAAAGCTGTTAATGATGGATTATGACCAATTAATATCATATTTTCTACAGTATCAAATGTATATGAAATAGTTTCAAGTAATTCATTTACAAATGCCATATACAAAACTTCATTATACATAATTGATTTATTGTAATCTAATACATCAGCAAATATTTCAGCTGTTTGTTTTGTCCTAAGTGCTGGACTTGATACAATTAAATCTGTCTTTTCAATTTTATTAGAGAGTTGTATAGCCATTTTCTTAGCTTCATCTAAACCTTGTTGACTTAATTCTCTATCATAATCATCTTGACCTGATTTTGCTTCTGCTTTATTTGTATGTCTTACAATATATAATTTTTTCATATTAAATCTCTTTATAGTTAGTAACCTTGATTTTAAATGAAAAAACCTTTTTTTATTATAAAAGATAAAAACTATTCTAGATAATCAATTGCAGTGTGTAATTTTTACAAGTTTTCATCAGAAAAATTAACAATTATTTTATTATTTACAAATAATAACATCTATTTTTTCTTTTTTAATATATTCTCTTAAAAATATTTATTTTATAGTTTAATATTTGTATAATACTAAAAAAATTAAAGTTAATAGAATTGTAATATAATTTATAA is a window of Poseidonibacter antarcticus DNA encoding:
- the mnmE gene encoding tRNA uridine-5-carboxymethylaminomethyl(34) synthesis GTPase MnmE is translated as MFDDGTIVAIATANGIGSISIVRLSGINALSIASKITKRTNLKPRLASLSSLYSVEDEVIDEALIIYFKAPYSFTGEDVVEFQCHGGFAIANMIVNETLKLGARFANPGEFSKRAFLNNKIDLTKAEAIAKIIEARSEDAVKLLARQLKGELTTFVNDIREDLLFMLAYTEVSIDYAEDDLPSDIFEQIKSKMEKIIVKLTNTLEASKRREGMIEGFKVAIIGKPNVGKSSLLNKLLNYDRAIISDIAGTTRDTIEESVKIGTHIIKIVDTAGIRDASDTIEQIGIEKSIEAINESDIVIALFDNSKICDSEDEKIIELISNNEKREIIKVINKSDLQSNFDKSLLSDFIELSTKEDINPLIKKVELILDSNTHNDEMTLVSKRQVFSVEETLSHIKQSIQPLNTGELEFFAHHITEALENISNITRPYDNDQMLDVMFGEFCLGK
- a CDS encoding SixA phosphatase family protein — its product is MKKLYIVRHTNKAEAKSGQDDYDRELSQQGLDEAKKMAIQLSNKIEKTDLIVSSPALRTKQTAEIFADVLDYNKSIMYNEVLYMAFVNELLETISYTFDTVENMILIGHNPSLTALAITLVDFKEKFQIGGIMEIEFDCNSWIDISKENARLVSYIYPDK